The Tenuifilum sp. 4138str genome has a window encoding:
- a CDS encoding tetratricopeptide repeat protein, whose protein sequence is MVLTTMSVNLAAQDFAKLSVAFTESYAKEKEGKYADAAKPLKAMYDEKSYEVNLRLGWLTYLQGQFSESVGYYSKAIELMPYAIEPRLGIVLPASAMGNWGSVVEQYNKILSIDPNNTLVLYRMGMISYENKDFKKAYTYFEKVVNLYPFDYYSVLMLGWTNYQLGKTKEAKILFQKALLYDPTSASAKEGLSLLK, encoded by the coding sequence ATGGTGCTGACAACAATGTCGGTAAACTTAGCGGCTCAGGATTTTGCTAAACTATCAGTAGCATTCACTGAAAGCTATGCTAAGGAAAAGGAAGGCAAGTATGCCGATGCTGCAAAACCCCTAAAGGCCATGTACGATGAAAAATCGTATGAGGTTAATTTAAGGTTGGGATGGTTAACATACCTGCAAGGTCAATTTAGCGAATCGGTAGGCTACTACTCAAAAGCTATAGAGCTTATGCCCTATGCCATTGAACCCCGATTGGGAATTGTACTCCCCGCATCAGCAATGGGTAATTGGGGTTCAGTAGTTGAGCAGTATAACAAGATACTTTCCATTGACCCTAATAATACCCTTGTGTTGTATCGAATGGGTATGATAAGCTATGAGAATAAGGATTTTAAAAAGGCTTACACTTACTTTGAAAAGGTAGTAAATCTATACCCCTTTGACTATTACAGCGTGCTAATGCTGGGTTGGACTAATTACCAGTTAGGGAAAACAAAGGAAGCCAAGATACTTTTCCAAAAGGCATTACTTTACGACCCTACAAGCGCAAGCGCTAAGGAGGGATTAAGCTTACTGAAATAG
- the smpB gene encoding SsrA-binding protein SmpB has protein sequence MENKNNIVIKNKKATFQYEIIETFTAGIVLKGTEIKSIRMGKASFVDSYCHFIGEELWIKGLHIAEYAWGTYNNHDPKQERKLLLTRKELIKLKRRSEEKGLTIIALKLFINQRGLAKVDIALARGKQLHDKREDLKHKDARREMDRAMKR, from the coding sequence ATGGAAAACAAGAATAACATAGTTATAAAAAACAAAAAGGCCACGTTTCAGTATGAGATTATTGAAACCTTCACCGCAGGAATAGTACTGAAAGGGACCGAAATAAAATCGATAAGAATGGGTAAAGCCAGCTTTGTGGACTCTTACTGCCACTTTATAGGCGAAGAGCTTTGGATTAAAGGACTCCACATAGCCGAGTATGCCTGGGGTACATACAATAACCACGACCCCAAGCAGGAGCGTAAACTACTGCTCACCCGAAAGGAACTCATTAAGCTGAAACGACGTTCGGAGGAGAAAGGGTTAACCATCATTGCCCTAAAGCTATTCATTAACCAGCGTGGGCTTGCAAAGGTTGACATTGCCCTTGCACGCGGTAAACAGTTACATGACAAGCGCGAAGACCTTAAACATAAAGATGCCCGGCGCGAAATGGACCGGGCTATGAAACGTTAA